In Stieleria varia, one genomic interval encodes:
- a CDS encoding polymorphic toxin-type HINT domain-containing protein, which produces MSRRSLFVIAISILLKASFACKPSSCVAADPPQAADVLVQAALQSEVDRNPHQRLQLLAESIRTAPEHAASRWHSGHVMTEEGWLPVQRFIQQTNGRGAVARYNQLRDSIAGTAVGEITLARFCNTNGLNDRERLHWNNVLRFDRSNQEARKHLDLHEYRGQLLTPEQILQWKATHKEYRDSVNHWDNQLRQWRGQIDNTSPRHHASAWRALSEVTDYHAVPSLEKMFYRTDEELQEVILSVLGNIREPIATDALVRLAIYNETPEVREAAALQLRDRSWYEFVPAMMNLLETPIEYQYTMQRSSNSVSSFIQIAKETSAAKLRFSEVRLASTPIRLPSNRGLNPGVGVIGAQSRLRNAQAQQQRALAQETWRRCREIQNTIGTITNLNRQRFVVNHRIYDTLELTTGQEIDAKPQAWWDWWNHYNEITYLNDKEEKTYLVSIDSRVPLECFVPGTLTWTDTGKQPIETIKVGDRVLSQDPVSGELAYRLVTKTTIREPSPTLRIQVADSEIVSTLGHPMWVVGSGWKMAKELAVGDRLHSLNGGTEITDIRQGDDSQTHNLVVENTSTYFVGNSAILVHDSQPRTVSLLPLPGWKTSAR; this is translated from the coding sequence ATGAGCCGTCGCTCTCTCTTTGTGATTGCTATCAGCATCCTGCTGAAGGCTTCGTTTGCGTGCAAGCCGAGCAGTTGCGTCGCCGCTGACCCGCCCCAAGCTGCCGACGTGTTGGTTCAGGCGGCGCTCCAGTCGGAGGTCGACCGAAATCCCCATCAGCGTCTGCAGTTGCTTGCCGAATCGATTCGCACGGCGCCAGAACACGCCGCAAGTCGCTGGCATTCCGGCCACGTGATGACCGAAGAAGGGTGGTTGCCCGTCCAACGCTTCATTCAACAAACCAATGGGCGAGGCGCCGTTGCACGGTACAACCAATTACGAGATTCCATCGCCGGTACCGCAGTGGGCGAAATCACCCTTGCTCGCTTTTGCAACACCAATGGCCTGAACGATCGCGAGCGTTTGCATTGGAACAACGTGCTGCGTTTTGACCGATCCAATCAAGAGGCACGAAAGCATCTGGATCTGCACGAATATCGCGGTCAATTGCTCACACCGGAACAAATCCTGCAGTGGAAAGCCACGCACAAGGAATACAGAGACTCGGTCAATCACTGGGACAACCAACTCAGACAATGGCGCGGCCAGATCGACAACACGTCTCCACGTCACCACGCTTCGGCTTGGCGAGCCTTGTCTGAGGTAACGGACTATCACGCGGTCCCGTCCTTAGAGAAAATGTTCTACCGCACTGACGAGGAACTACAAGAAGTCATCTTGTCCGTACTGGGCAACATCCGCGAACCGATTGCAACGGATGCTCTCGTGCGATTAGCGATTTACAACGAGACACCAGAGGTCAGAGAAGCCGCTGCATTGCAACTCCGCGACCGCTCATGGTACGAGTTCGTGCCAGCAATGATGAATCTGCTGGAAACACCGATCGAATATCAATACACGATGCAACGATCATCTAACAGTGTCAGCAGCTTCATTCAGATCGCCAAAGAGACATCTGCGGCGAAGCTAAGATTTTCCGAAGTTAGACTGGCATCCACCCCGATCCGCTTGCCCAGCAACCGCGGACTGAACCCTGGAGTAGGCGTTATCGGAGCCCAATCTCGTTTGCGGAACGCTCAAGCACAACAGCAGCGAGCCTTGGCTCAGGAAACTTGGCGCCGATGCAGAGAGATTCAAAACACAATCGGCACGATTACAAATCTCAACCGACAACGATTCGTAGTCAATCACCGGATTTATGACACCCTGGAACTCACCACGGGACAGGAAATCGACGCCAAGCCACAAGCTTGGTGGGATTGGTGGAACCATTACAACGAGATCACCTATCTCAATGACAAAGAAGAGAAGACTTATCTTGTCAGCATTGATAGTCGTGTCCCGTTGGAGTGCTTTGTCCCCGGCACGCTCACTTGGACCGACACCGGCAAGCAACCCATCGAGACCATCAAGGTGGGAGACCGTGTACTCTCGCAAGATCCCGTTTCGGGTGAATTGGCTTACCGCCTCGTTACCAAAACCACAATCAGGGAGCCGAGTCCAACTCTGCGAATCCAGGTAGCGGATTCTGAGATCGTTTCAACGCTTGGCCACCCAATGTGGGTCGTGGGTTCCGGATGGAAAATGGCCAAAGAACTTGCCGTCGGCGATCGCCTTCACTCCCTCAACGGCGGCACTGAGATCACAGATATCCGGCAGGGTGATGACTCACAAACACATAACCTCGTGGTCGAAAACACCAGCACGTACTTCGTCGGCAACTCCGCAATTCTGGTCCACGACAGCCAGCCACGTACAGTCAGCCTGCTGCCCCTTCCCGGCTGGAAGACCTCGGCTCGTTGA
- a CDS encoding dockerin type I domain-containing protein gives MIYKKTIRRPLRVESLESRRLLAVLTVTSASDDLADDGQLTLREAIMAANSNQVVDGVSGETGKDIIEFAPELSEVPLLLNGRLEITESLTIRGNGSFNTILRSNNNGLLGILHLSDQNGAEEYVIEGISLEGSEVRTPQNDGFGGAIYFDSSNQSKILIRDSWIHDNQANTGGGVFIKGAIVHVDSSTVSNNLSDFGGGFSLQAVQAVMTNTTIVGNEATVVSGGIDHFASYDIETGSTLDLINVTMAHNMAPAGTNIRNGATDYDATVRVANSVIYSAANGKDLQDDVFGTGLALSSSLGHNVFHYRAQLQKRVDDQHFGIEDIGLVELNNQGGKTPIRELFQTSKAIDAGDNTLAIGPGPDMLLGTEDDVSLIYDQRGEGFSRIVDGGSGTLTIDSGASEQQRTFDTQQPLVVRNSIDELYRQHPVDPNDLSLREAIDIANIRQGADVITFAPELSGETIKLVNAPLDVTDSLRVNGLGAENLTLDSDFKHRIFVFQDGIFGVESGILFELQDMKLINGDAPSGGGAIFALLNQMIIRNVDFRGNKSPNFGGAVFANQTDTTIINSNVDSNTAPRGGGIAFLNASGALQNVNFTNNYATGVGGGGFAAWVTKPAAISVVSITDSTFSGNVAPTGFDIHIATTVPPNEVELHLNHSIFLSQNKAWQHPTEATDVNADNMVSALDALMIVNELRQRVYSTSDIGTLQSLLQTTDFPNLYYDVSGDGRVSALDALEVINEIRRRRGESEQVIFDPKSVVDRVIANSASYWRSTDAPESQERDPDTQSVFDSSSLFAIESVPQSIGDKAQRFRHPDAEAPAEEVDTAQSLETSLMLLDAALVQLVED, from the coding sequence ATGATCTACAAGAAGACTATCAGACGTCCCTTGAGGGTGGAATCACTGGAATCACGTCGGCTGCTGGCCGTGCTGACCGTTACGAGTGCGAGTGACGATCTGGCTGACGATGGTCAGTTGACACTGCGTGAAGCCATCATGGCGGCCAATTCCAATCAAGTTGTCGATGGCGTCAGCGGCGAAACGGGAAAAGACATCATCGAGTTTGCCCCTGAGCTCTCGGAAGTCCCCCTGTTGCTCAATGGCAGATTGGAGATCACGGAGTCATTGACCATTCGTGGAAACGGTTCCTTCAACACGATTCTCCGCAGCAACAACAATGGTCTGTTGGGAATCTTACATCTGTCTGATCAGAACGGAGCCGAGGAGTATGTGATCGAAGGTATTTCACTAGAAGGAAGTGAAGTCCGCACGCCACAGAATGACGGTTTTGGCGGCGCCATTTATTTTGATAGCTCGAATCAGTCGAAGATTCTGATCCGCGACAGTTGGATTCATGACAACCAAGCGAACACTGGCGGTGGAGTGTTCATCAAAGGTGCCATTGTGCACGTCGATTCCTCCACGGTCTCAAACAACCTCTCAGATTTCGGCGGTGGTTTCAGCCTGCAGGCAGTGCAGGCCGTAATGACGAACACAACGATCGTTGGCAACGAAGCCACCGTCGTGTCGGGTGGCATCGACCATTTTGCATCGTACGATATCGAAACCGGATCGACGCTGGATTTGATCAACGTGACCATGGCACACAACATGGCCCCCGCGGGAACCAACATTCGAAACGGAGCCACTGATTACGATGCGACCGTTCGCGTCGCGAACTCCGTGATTTATAGTGCTGCCAATGGCAAAGATCTCCAGGATGACGTGTTCGGAACGGGACTCGCATTGAGTTCGTCTCTGGGGCACAACGTTTTTCATTACCGAGCACAGCTTCAGAAACGTGTCGACGACCAGCATTTTGGCATCGAAGACATCGGGCTCGTCGAACTGAACAACCAGGGAGGCAAGACACCCATCCGTGAACTGTTTCAAACCAGCAAAGCAATTGATGCCGGTGACAACACGCTGGCCATCGGTCCGGGACCCGACATGCTGTTGGGTACCGAGGATGACGTTTCGCTGATCTACGATCAAAGAGGTGAGGGGTTCTCAAGGATCGTCGATGGGGGCAGTGGCACCCTCACTATTGACAGCGGCGCCTCCGAGCAGCAGCGGACCTTCGATACACAGCAACCGCTCGTCGTCAGAAACTCGATCGACGAACTTTATCGACAGCATCCCGTGGATCCAAACGACCTGTCGCTCCGGGAGGCGATCGACATCGCAAATATCCGACAGGGTGCAGACGTCATTACCTTTGCGCCCGAACTGTCTGGCGAAACCATCAAACTTGTGAACGCTCCGTTGGACGTGACCGACTCCCTGAGGGTCAATGGTCTTGGGGCTGAAAACCTGACGCTGGATTCAGATTTCAAGCACCGGATCTTTGTCTTTCAAGACGGAATTTTTGGTGTTGAATCGGGGATTCTGTTCGAGTTGCAAGACATGAAGTTGATTAACGGAGACGCGCCCAGCGGTGGCGGCGCCATCTTTGCATTGCTGAACCAGATGATCATTCGGAACGTCGATTTCCGAGGCAACAAGAGCCCCAACTTTGGCGGTGCAGTCTTTGCAAATCAGACGGACACAACGATCATCAATTCGAATGTCGATTCCAACACAGCACCGCGTGGCGGTGGCATCGCGTTTTTGAACGCGTCAGGGGCGTTGCAAAACGTGAACTTCACCAACAACTACGCCACGGGCGTCGGGGGCGGTGGGTTTGCGGCGTGGGTGACCAAGCCAGCTGCCATCTCCGTCGTTTCGATCACCGATTCGACTTTCTCGGGCAATGTCGCGCCGACAGGATTCGACATTCACATCGCGACCACCGTCCCGCCCAACGAGGTCGAGTTGCATCTGAATCATTCGATCTTTTTGTCGCAGAACAAAGCTTGGCAGCACCCGACGGAGGCGACCGACGTCAACGCTGACAACATGGTCTCGGCACTGGACGCTTTGATGATCGTCAACGAATTGAGACAGCGGGTTTACTCGACCAGTGACATCGGCACGTTGCAGTCGTTGTTGCAAACAACGGATTTTCCCAATCTGTATTACGATGTCTCCGGAGACGGCAGAGTCTCTGCTTTGGATGCCCTGGAAGTCATCAATGAGATTCGCCGTCGCCGAGGTGAAAGCGAGCAAGTGATTTTCGATCCCAAGTCGGTGGTGGATCGTGTCATTGCGAACTCGGCATCCTATTGGCGGTCAACGGATGCACCTGAGTCTCAGGAGCGTGATCCGGACACTCAATCCGTTTTCGATAGCTCATCTCTTTTCGCGATCGAGTCGGTGCCGCAATCCATCGGTGACAAGGCCCAACGCTTCAGGCACCCCGATGCCGAGGCGCCTGCGGAAGAAGTCGACACTGCGCAGTCGTTGGAAACATCATTGATGCTGCTCGACGCAGCATTGGTCCAGCTTGTCGAGGACTGA
- a CDS encoding HupE/UreJ family protein: MLAAAWTADGKQSDKTIMISRNPLRSACQWLAVGLVVTLTPTFAHAHAGHEHASAFGHAAGITSGIMHPLLGLDHLIAMLAVGLWAAQCGGRALWMVPLSFLTAMVAGGWMGAQGLALPMVETGIATSVLVLGLLITLSARLPLTASVVLVAMFAIFHGHAHGTEMSPEMPGTATGLAYAAGFVIATASLLGLGIIAQRIGNRIAVRKSDLDLIRYAGGVAVAFGLYLFIA; the protein is encoded by the coding sequence ATGCTTGCCGCCGCTTGGACCGCCGACGGCAAGCAATCCGACAAAACAATCATGATTTCCCGCAATCCACTTCGTTCTGCTTGTCAATGGTTGGCCGTAGGACTTGTTGTCACTTTGACACCGACATTCGCCCATGCACACGCTGGGCACGAGCATGCCAGCGCATTCGGGCATGCCGCCGGCATCACGAGCGGGATCATGCATCCGTTGCTGGGACTGGATCACTTGATCGCCATGTTGGCGGTCGGGCTTTGGGCGGCTCAGTGTGGCGGCCGCGCGCTGTGGATGGTGCCACTGAGTTTCTTGACGGCCATGGTGGCCGGAGGATGGATGGGAGCACAGGGACTGGCGTTGCCCATGGTCGAAACCGGAATCGCCACTTCGGTACTCGTGCTGGGATTGCTGATCACGTTGTCAGCCCGCCTGCCGTTGACGGCCAGCGTCGTGTTGGTCGCAATGTTCGCAATCTTTCACGGACATGCGCATGGCACCGAGATGTCCCCCGAGATGCCCGGCACAGCCACCGGGCTGGCATACGCGGCAGGCTTTGTGATTGCCACGGCCAGTTTGCTCGGTTTGGGCATCATCGCTCAACGCATCGGCAACCGAATCGCCGTGCGAAAGTCCGATTTGGATTTGATTCGCTACGCCGGTGGTGTTGCGGTCGCATTTGGGTTGTATCTGTTCATCGCCTGA
- a CDS encoding valine--pyruvate transaminase yields the protein MPDDSENAAPTFSEFGSRLCQGSGIGELMDDLGNALASGGDQICMLGGGQPAHIDAIDAIWQQRVQSLCDEPGVLARVLGNYEPPAGGTRFRTAIADLMRREFGWEIGPENVAVTSGGQTAFFLLFNALAGRMPDGTQRKVLLPLVPEYIGYADQSVGGDMFRAVKPKIEMIGSHEFKYRVDFDNLVVTPDIAAICVSRPTNPSGNVLTDEEIHRLAELAQRHDIPLIIDNAYGAPFPGAIYTPAHPVWNENIILTLSLSKLGLPGTRTGIVIAKESIARAVSSMTSIVGLANNNVGQAIIRPLVENGEILRLSREVIRPFYEDRSRKAIRWAHESFDDALPYRLHRSEGAFFLWLWMEDLPITSRELYQRLKARDVLVVPGNYFFYGLDDIDWPHRDQCLRLTYTMPDEIVQRGLAIIGEEMSHAYRGE from the coding sequence ATGCCCGACGATTCAGAAAACGCAGCTCCGACGTTCTCCGAATTTGGAAGTCGTCTTTGCCAAGGCAGCGGCATCGGTGAGTTAATGGACGATCTGGGCAACGCGCTGGCAAGCGGTGGCGATCAGATTTGCATGCTCGGTGGCGGCCAGCCGGCCCACATCGATGCGATCGACGCCATTTGGCAACAGCGCGTTCAGTCGCTCTGTGACGAACCCGGCGTCCTGGCTCGCGTGCTGGGCAACTACGAACCGCCTGCCGGCGGAACCCGCTTTCGCACGGCCATCGCGGACTTGATGCGACGTGAATTCGGGTGGGAAATCGGCCCGGAAAACGTTGCGGTCACATCGGGTGGTCAGACCGCTTTCTTTCTGCTGTTCAATGCGCTCGCGGGGCGAATGCCCGACGGAACACAACGCAAGGTGTTGTTGCCGTTGGTGCCCGAGTACATCGGGTACGCCGATCAATCGGTCGGCGGCGACATGTTTCGCGCCGTCAAACCCAAGATCGAAATGATCGGATCGCACGAGTTCAAGTACCGCGTGGACTTTGACAATCTGGTCGTCACCCCCGACATCGCGGCGATCTGTGTCTCACGTCCGACCAATCCGAGTGGCAACGTGCTGACCGATGAGGAGATTCACCGGCTCGCTGAACTTGCCCAGCGGCACGACATCCCGTTGATCATCGACAACGCCTATGGTGCTCCCTTTCCCGGTGCGATCTACACACCGGCGCATCCGGTTTGGAATGAAAACATCATCCTGACGCTCAGCTTGTCCAAACTCGGACTGCCCGGAACTCGTACGGGAATCGTGATCGCGAAAGAGTCGATCGCACGCGCCGTTTCATCCATGACATCGATCGTCGGCTTGGCCAACAACAATGTCGGGCAAGCCATCATCAGGCCGTTGGTGGAAAACGGCGAGATTCTGCGACTGAGCCGCGAAGTGATCCGTCCTTTCTACGAAGACCGTTCACGCAAGGCGATCCGATGGGCGCATGAGTCGTTTGATGACGCATTGCCGTATCGGCTGCATCGCAGCGAGGGGGCCTTCTTTCTGTGGTTGTGGATGGAGGATCTGCCGATCACGTCACGTGAACTTTATCAACGGCTCAAAGCACGCGACGTGTTGGTGGTGCCAGGGAACTATTTCTTTTACGGACTGGACGACATCGACTGGCCGCATCGCGACCAGTGCCTGCGTCTGACCTACACGATGCCCGACGAAATCGTGCAACGTGGTCTGGCCATCATCGGTGAAGAAATGTCACACGCGTATCGAGGCGAATGA
- the cutA gene encoding divalent-cation tolerance protein CutA, which yields MCWTTVGRTDQAEQLVSELISRKLAACVQIDAPIISHYQWQGQLHRDEEIRLTIKTSRDVATTLMQTLRELHPYDQPQIVMVQSTHVDAGYAAWVRESTV from the coding sequence GTGTGTTGGACCACAGTGGGCCGCACCGATCAAGCCGAACAGTTGGTGTCGGAATTGATCTCACGCAAGCTAGCCGCCTGCGTGCAAATCGATGCCCCGATCATCAGTCATTATCAATGGCAAGGTCAACTTCATCGGGACGAAGAAATTCGCCTGACGATCAAAACTTCACGTGATGTCGCCACCACGTTGATGCAGACCCTCCGCGAGCTTCATCCCTATGACCAACCGCAGATCGTGATGGTCCAAAGCACTCATGTGGACGCGGGATACGCGGCATGGGTTCGCGAATCGACGGTTTAG
- the ispF gene encoding 2-C-methyl-D-erythritol 2,4-cyclodiphosphate synthase, translating into MNSPSKTSPPIRIGLGYDSHRLGRGGPVRVGGVDIPGDVHAIGHSDADVLLHAITDAILGSVCEQDIGRLFPNTDPDNRDRDSVDFLREAISRLHGKHYAIGNLDCVILAEAPKMAPHIDVMRSVIAETLGIEVDQISIKAKSGEGVGEIGSGLSIAARAVVLVHKV; encoded by the coding sequence ATGAATTCACCCAGCAAGACGTCTCCGCCCATTCGCATCGGGCTCGGCTATGATTCGCACCGCTTGGGCCGAGGAGGGCCGGTCCGAGTCGGCGGCGTCGACATCCCGGGCGACGTTCACGCGATCGGTCACAGCGACGCGGACGTCTTGTTGCACGCGATCACGGATGCGATTTTGGGTTCGGTATGCGAGCAAGACATCGGGCGGCTGTTTCCCAACACCGATCCAGACAACCGGGACCGCGACAGTGTCGACTTTCTGCGTGAAGCCATATCGCGATTGCACGGCAAGCACTACGCGATCGGCAACCTCGATTGTGTGATCTTGGCCGAGGCCCCCAAGATGGCGCCGCACATTGATGTGATGCGGAGTGTGATCGCGGAAACGTTGGGCATCGAGGTCGATCAAATCAGCATCAAAGCCAAATCGGGCGAGGGCGTCGGTGAGATCGGCAGCGGCCTGTCCATCGCAGCGCGAGCCGTGGTGCTGGTCCACAAGGTCTAA
- a CDS encoding ABC transporter ATP-binding protein: protein MPIIDVQQLTKSYRVYKKREGLGESIRGLFHREYSEVDAVRGIDLQVEAGEFVAFLGPNGAGKTTTLKLLSGVINPTSGSATVMGFVPWQRKNEYRRRFALVMGQKNQLWWDLPAQESYRLHQQIYGIPSQQFNATMEELTELLDVKRLLSQPVRELSLGERMKMELIAALLHSPEVLFLDEPTIGLDVIAQHNIQQFLRYYQEKRKITILLTSHYMKDVAALCKRVVVIARGRIEYDGSLSGIVDKFSSHKIITLQLADGHEPSLAHLGEILSETWPKVRVRVPRAEVPRALSETLAAHPIEDVVVEDPPLEDVIADLFRETAANPSS from the coding sequence ATGCCGATCATCGACGTCCAGCAACTGACCAAGTCCTACCGAGTCTACAAAAAACGCGAAGGTTTGGGAGAAAGTATTCGAGGATTGTTCCACCGCGAATACAGCGAGGTGGACGCCGTTCGAGGAATCGACTTGCAAGTCGAGGCAGGAGAATTCGTCGCTTTCCTCGGCCCCAACGGCGCGGGCAAGACGACCACGCTGAAATTGCTCAGCGGCGTCATCAACCCGACCAGCGGCTCGGCGACCGTGATGGGGTTCGTCCCCTGGCAACGCAAAAACGAGTATCGACGTCGATTCGCCCTCGTGATGGGACAGAAAAACCAACTCTGGTGGGACTTGCCCGCGCAAGAATCCTATCGGTTGCATCAACAGATCTACGGCATCCCCTCACAGCAGTTCAACGCGACGATGGAGGAGCTGACGGAATTGCTCGATGTCAAACGTCTACTCAGCCAACCCGTCCGCGAACTATCGCTGGGCGAGCGGATGAAGATGGAGTTGATCGCGGCGCTGCTGCACAGCCCAGAGGTCTTGTTCTTGGACGAACCGACCATCGGATTGGACGTGATCGCGCAGCACAACATCCAACAGTTCTTGCGTTACTACCAAGAGAAACGCAAGATCACGATCTTGTTGACCAGCCACTACATGAAAGACGTCGCGGCGTTGTGCAAACGTGTCGTCGTGATCGCTCGTGGAAGGATCGAGTACGATGGTTCACTCTCGGGAATCGTCGACAAATTCTCCAGCCACAAGATCATCACGTTGCAATTGGCCGATGGGCATGAACCCTCTCTAGCGCATTTGGGCGAAATCCTCAGCGAGACATGGCCCAAAGTCCGCGTCCGAGTCCCCCGCGCCGAGGTCCCCCGCGCATTGAGCGAAACCCTGGCGGCGCATCCGATCGAAGACGTCGTGGTGGAAGACCCGCCACTGGAAGACGTGATCGCCGACCTATTCCGAGAAACCGCCGCCAACCCATCGAGCTAA
- a CDS encoding sulfatase translates to MRSYLSSICLGCLTIGLLTLMSMSADAQDANPNAPKHHAPKPNVIVIFIDDLGWKDIGCYGNEFVETPHIDELAKQGMRFTDFYAAGAVCSPTRCALQSGQNQARIGITAHIPGHWRPFERVITPLTTMALPPDTVTVAESLKASGYATGYIGKWHLGGEADQTPGRQGYDFDAEINGPHYEGKYRARDKSLQPKPGQYRTDFEADLMVRFIEENSSRPFFAIVSPFAVHIPLGAMSEKVEKYRQKAGGEDHLPHPIYAAMIEHVDDMVGRIVHAVDANGLTNKTMILFTSDNGGLYQRYDYNPEADRTVSTQTPLKGEKGSLHEGGVRVPLIIKYPPMVPAGSTCSEPTITYDFYPTFVDLAGGSLPVNQPIDGLSLRPLLSDPTARLDREALHWHYPHYHHDRPASSIREREWKLIEYLDGTGDVELYHLADDLGETKNLVMEKVGRAADLKRKLDLWRRSVIARMPIPNPNYDPDRAGQWWNMRTGEPVDSASRTLFPGTELDL, encoded by the coding sequence ATGCGATCTTACCTGTCTTCCATTTGTCTTGGGTGTCTGACGATCGGCCTGCTGACGTTGATGTCGATGTCGGCTGACGCTCAGGACGCCAATCCCAATGCTCCTAAACACCATGCTCCCAAGCCCAATGTCATCGTGATCTTCATCGACGACCTCGGCTGGAAAGACATCGGATGCTACGGCAACGAGTTTGTCGAAACGCCACACATCGACGAGCTTGCCAAACAAGGCATGCGCTTCACTGATTTTTATGCCGCCGGCGCTGTCTGTTCGCCGACGCGGTGCGCGTTGCAGTCAGGGCAGAATCAAGCACGCATCGGAATCACTGCTCACATCCCCGGACATTGGCGTCCCTTTGAACGAGTGATCACGCCGTTGACCACGATGGCCTTGCCGCCTGACACGGTGACGGTTGCCGAATCACTCAAAGCGTCCGGATACGCGACGGGCTACATTGGCAAGTGGCACTTGGGCGGCGAAGCGGACCAGACGCCGGGCAGGCAAGGCTATGACTTTGACGCCGAGATCAATGGGCCGCATTACGAGGGCAAGTACCGGGCGCGGGACAAGTCGTTGCAGCCCAAGCCCGGTCAGTACCGAACGGATTTCGAAGCCGACTTGATGGTGCGGTTCATCGAAGAAAACTCGTCGCGACCATTCTTTGCCATCGTCTCACCCTTTGCCGTCCACATTCCGTTGGGCGCGATGAGTGAGAAAGTCGAAAAGTATCGCCAGAAGGCGGGTGGCGAGGATCATCTGCCGCATCCGATCTACGCTGCGATGATTGAACATGTGGACGACATGGTCGGCCGGATCGTACACGCTGTGGACGCAAACGGTTTGACGAACAAGACGATGATCTTGTTCACTTCGGACAACGGCGGTTTGTATCAGCGATACGACTACAACCCGGAGGCCGACCGCACCGTTTCGACTCAGACGCCACTCAAAGGCGAAAAGGGTTCGTTGCACGAAGGCGGCGTGCGAGTGCCGTTGATCATCAAGTACCCGCCGATGGTGCCGGCGGGATCGACGTGCAGTGAGCCGACGATCACCTATGATTTCTATCCCACGTTCGTTGACTTGGCAGGCGGATCGTTGCCCGTCAATCAACCGATCGACGGCCTCAGCTTGCGACCGCTATTGTCGGATCCAACGGCCCGACTGGATCGTGAGGCGTTGCATTGGCACTATCCCCACTACCATCACGATCGACCGGCCAGCAGCATCCGCGAGCGAGAGTGGAAATTGATCGAGTACCTCGACGGCACGGGCGATGTTGAGCTTTATCACTTGGCCGATGACTTGGGTGAAACGAAAAACCTGGTGATGGAAAAGGTGGGCCGCGCCGCGGACTTGAAACGCAAACTGGACCTTTGGCGACGAAGTGTCATCGCCCGCATGCCGATCCCCAACCCCAACTACGATCCCGATCGCGCCGGCCAGTGGTGGAACATGCGAACGGGAGAACCGGTCGATAGTGCATCGAGAACGCTGTTCCCAGGCACCGAGTTGGATTTGTGA
- a CDS encoding SDR family NAD(P)-dependent oxidoreductase — MSKNVVSKKPDSSEFRGARVVVTGASSGIGQAIAVRTANSGASSVLVHYRKNREGAEQTAEMLRQQGTEVFLTSADLSDPDQAEQLVDAAWNQLGHVTTWVNNAGADVLTSKSAELDFQSKLRLLLEVDLVNTIGLSRLVADRMLKQTAAVSGSNVPPSMTFIGWDQAPAGMEGDAGQMFGPVKAAVMAYANSLAQTLSPHVRVNTVAPGWIQTAWGQSTSEYWNQRARSQSLMARWGTPQDVARAVCFLAAPGNTFCTGQTLNVNGGWNRRPDHLGGD, encoded by the coding sequence GTGAGCAAAAACGTTGTGAGCAAGAAACCCGACAGCAGCGAGTTCCGCGGCGCACGAGTGGTCGTCACCGGCGCGTCCAGCGGCATCGGTCAAGCGATTGCAGTTCGCACGGCCAACAGCGGCGCCAGCAGCGTCCTGGTTCACTACCGCAAGAACCGAGAGGGCGCAGAGCAGACCGCAGAGATGTTGCGTCAGCAGGGAACCGAAGTGTTTCTGACGTCGGCCGACTTGTCTGATCCCGATCAAGCGGAACAGTTGGTCGATGCGGCGTGGAACCAACTGGGGCACGTCACGACTTGGGTCAACAACGCCGGAGCTGATGTGCTGACCAGCAAGTCGGCGGAGCTCGATTTTCAGTCCAAGTTGCGTTTGCTGTTGGAAGTCGATTTGGTCAACACGATTGGACTGTCTCGTTTGGTCGCCGATCGGATGCTGAAGCAAACCGCTGCGGTCTCGGGTAGCAATGTGCCGCCGTCGATGACCTTCATCGGTTGGGATCAAGCACCCGCGGGAATGGAAGGCGACGCGGGTCAGATGTTCGGGCCGGTCAAAGCCGCGGTGATGGCTTATGCCAACAGTCTCGCGCAAACACTGTCGCCACATGTCCGCGTCAACACGGTCGCGCCCGGTTGGATCCAAACGGCTTGGGGGCAATCCACCAGTGAGTACTGGAATCAACGTGCCCGCTCACAATCGTTGATGGCACGTTGGGGCACACCGCAGGACGTCGCCCGCGCGGTGTGTTTTCTTGCCGCGCCGGGCAATACCTTTTGCACTGGGCAAACGCTGAACGTCAACGGCGGTTGGAACCGTCGACCTGATCATTTGGGTGGTGACTGA